ATTCTTGCTtcgttattcccccccccccctcgccttaCCCACTTACCTCCTTACCTCCTTTCcctgaaaacaaaaagcaccAGTGTGGTgccacatttattttatgttctAGTAAAAAGCAGCGCAGACCGGAGCTTTCTCGCACATGGCTGACTTCTATATTTTCTCGCTCTCTCATTCTGTCTTTCTATTTCCATGACTTGGTCTCTGCGTCCACATTGCCTGCCCGTGTAATTACTTGAGTTAGCCCATTTAagttaaaagccccccccccttcccctcccgtCCCCTTTCCATCTCTcagcgggaaaaaaaagaaggaaaaaagaggggaaacttTCTGAATGAAACTTGACGATGGTCCGTGTTGTTTATCCAGGGAGTCACTTTCAGGTCGGCTTTTTTGATTCATCTCCCTTTAGATTTAATCAGCACTAAGGTACGCTGTGGTTTGTCCCTAAGAGCCATCGCTAATGGGCTTACTGAATGCTTTTCTGTgtgcacccctcctcctcctcctcctcactcccccccccccccccaactctaaTTAGCCTACCTGCCTTTCAACAAAGATTTGTCTTTATCCAGGCATGTAGTCTACAGACCAAATTGGAGAGGATTACATTGGCGGAGAAGCCACATTAGTTGTGCGGGTGAAGCGAACGCCTGCATTGCATTCGATTAGAGCACTTTGGCTCCTTGCAGGAAGCCTGTGGAGGATCTGTCCTGTGGAGGATCTGTCCTGTGGAGGATCCGTCCTGTGGAGGATCCGTCCTGTGGCCGATCCGTCCTGTGGCTCCCTGTAAGACAACGCTCTGCTTCTTTTTAGTTGCGAGTCCTATCGATCGGGTGGGAGGCCTGTGGGCATCAGGTTGTTGGTAAACACGGAGCCAGAGAGCCAAAACGGTGTTGCATGTCAGTTAGAAGGCAATCCCGTTCCAGCCTATTCATACAGTACCCTTTTGTGTTTTAGCCCGTAACCACTGCCATTCACACTGCCATAGAGGGAGGAATTGTGCGGCGGAGTTGTGTGCCATTTAGAATTTCTTAGGACAGCTCAACAAAAGCCCACGCTGCGTAATTGTTCCTTTTTGGCCCCGGGGTTAACTGTTAGCAGACATTCATCAACGAGAGCGGTCCAATGAAGCAGCAGCACTGGGCTGATGAGACGCAGATTAGTTCACGGAGTGGCTCGCTTTGCAGCAGAACAGGAACCAGAACCTTTTTATGAGATcagcttttgtgtgttttttgtacgATCTGCTGCCGCACCTTAAATATCACGCCGGTGGAACGAGATATTTAAGGTGCGGGAATAGTTTAATTTGATAATTAATAAGACTATCCTGTTACCTTGTTGTCTGGAGATCTGACCCGTCACAGGTCCTGACGGAAAGCGATGCCCTCCTGGTGGAACGGCAACTTTCTGGTGTGTTATGTGCAACCGGCGGACCGCTGACATCATCTGTCGCACGTGTGTTTTCAGGGACAATGGTGAATCCCGGAGGCAGCAGCCAGCCACCACCGGTGGGCACAGGTTCTCTGTCCTGGAAGCGGTGTGCAGGGTGCGGGGGCAAAATCGCGGACCGCTTCCTCCTCTACACCATGGACAGCTACTGGCACAGCCGGTGCCTCAAGTGCTCCTGCTGCCAGGCCCAGCTGGGGGAAATCGGCACGTCGTGCTACACGAAAAGCGGCATGATCCTCTGCAGAAACGACTATATCAGGTAAGAAAAAACACGCTGTAACGCATGCATGCATTATTGATATCGCCACTACCTTTCCTGAGACTCTCACGGGTTATTCGAAACAAGTGTTCTAGTATAAGGAAGATGTGTCTGTTCACATTTTTCATgttctatttttcaaaattGTGTTTCTCCCAAATCCTGCTGGAATATATTCAACATTATTAGATCAAGACAGACAAAAATGGGGCTAGTCATGCAATGATGAGCAAGTTTTGGTGTATTCCTGCAGAACATGTGCTTTATGTTGTACTAAAGTCTCCCTGGTCTGCCCCGAACGAGGTCAAGACCCGCTGGCACGTTGACGAGAGCACAAAGCAAAAAGTGATGTTCTGCACGTGGTCAACTGAAGGGCAAAAAATGTGGTCTTGTTGCATTTACGTTTGTTTTGCCAGACATGTGTAATATGTGTTTTGGTTGAGCACAGAGTacgttttcttttattcatttttctcgttttgttttatttaacagaaaagcacttttctttttttttaattagcaaAGAGAgcctttttaaatattctaGTAGGTGTGCCAGACACCCAACTAGAGCTTATTGGTGACACACTCATTCTGGTAATGCAGAGCAGTCCGGTGTCACGGCACAGGGCACAGTTTACTGAAAGTCCAAATACTTTCAAATCCATGTATCCAGTGTACAGTTACGGTGTTTTGCATTAATTATCTTAAGGAGAGAATTGCACATGCAACACAGCTATTAGATCTGTGCGGATAATTCTAAATCTAAAGTGTGCCTGTGTGCTTTCACACCCGCCTCGTAAAGAGGATGAGAAAGTCAATGGGGTACTTCATTCATAATGGGACTATAACGTAATTAAaattggaagggggggggggaaatgtagaTCCACCTTTCCACTTGAAACGAGAGCGTGCTTGGTGGAAGAGCAAAAACTCATATTATGGAACCACGAGATCTCTGTAGAGATAAAGAAGGGAGcgtggggggggagacagaaacATCTGACAGTGAGGCTACACAATTAAATGCTTTAATTATAGTCCCCCTCCATTTCCTTTAGTCCTGATGGGTTTTATCTAATGAGATCTGGTCCCTGGCTTGTATCCGCTCCCAGTGACGTGTCCGAAATGAATGAGAACCACActgcaaacaaaacatttaattaaccAAATTGGCTTttgagagagagcaagagagaaagACCGATAGAGAAGTGGGATTATTGAGAAGGCCATTTGAGCTGCACACCCCCACAACCCCCACCTTAAAGGGCTAGACTCATTATAGTGACAGACTGCAATACTGGCCGCACGACACACATGTTAAGCTCCAAACTGAGATTAATACAGCTGATAGGAGAAGGCTCGTCTGATTGATCAGGAGTGGAAACGCATCACATCACAGCTATAATGGGATGTACTGCCTGGTCTGGGTTGATACCCATCGCCCATCAATCAAGTGGgaatattcacacacatacacacaaggcACCATCCCTGTTCTCCATGCAGCGCGGCCACCAAATGCTCTAGTGTCAAACTTTTAAGCCAAAGTTAGGTttgctgctggggggggtgggtggtaaacaatgttgttttaagcTAGAGCAGATATTATTTCTGCGGGCTGCTAGTAGAGGCAGATTTAATTTACTTGCGGCTGCTGGATTCAGTGAGAACGCTGTCCCCTTAATTAAATAAGCCTAGGTAATTAAATGGCACTTTTCCAATGGAACGTGTGAGGTAAATCTAATAGTTGGTTATTTAATATCACTTTGAAGTCTGCCCACTCAAGCACTATGACAGCACAAGAGAATGTGAACTATTAAGCcagggaagaaaaaggaaagaaaaaaaaaagaaaaagccgaGCTCTCAGAAATTAATTAAATCGCATGCAATTCAGGGGAAACGTTTATCTTGATTTGTCATAACAGAATTAATTCAAGGCCTTCAATTCACTTGGGGCCAGATCTGTTACTCTGAATTAACCAAGTGTAATTTGGCTGATCCCCCCCACACCACAACCACCACACATCTCCTGACCCTCGTGCTCCTAAAACGCGTGCACAACAGGGAGCCACACACGCCCTCCCTCATCCGAGCAATCTCCTCACCCCACCCCGGCCCCTCCACCccctttctctaatgcagctcTTGCCATTATGCAAAGCCGCGCTTCGGTATCAATATGGCCTAGTGCTTTTAAGGTGCTTTGGCTGCTGATGTAGAGAGGCATTTTTAATGGACTGTGTTGCAGAAATCATTGTTGTGGGGTAATTTTACCCTACTCAAAGGCCTCTGTAAATGAGGTCTGCATTTACCAGACAGTGTAGCAGCGAGCCATGCTATATTTCCTCTGGCAGTCAGTCCTGAAATGAAATCCAATAGTTGCTGCCTATATAGACAACAGACAGCTTGTGTctcttttgtgttatttaatttaatcaaagGCGTTGTGGTAGCACAGCCATCCTCCAAAAGCAAAGAGAGCCTCTGAattgtttcgggggggggttcaaggGAAAGGAAAAGCTGAAGCCAGGTGTCACTGCTATTAAAGAGTCCCCTGGCCTTAATTATACCGACCTGGGGGTGTGTTCTTTACCCTCAGCACTGTAGGTCACTGGCAGTGGAGGCCATTACAGCCCAAGTTCAAACCCATTTAGCAGCTTAATTTAGCACCTAAAGGCTTGGGCACCTTAAATCAAATACTATCGAGAGCTCTGCCCGATGAAATCATTAACCTGCTATGAGGTCCGCACTGTGGGGAAACCGAAAAGGCTGTTGAAAGCGTTGTCTTTGTTTCGACACCTCAAAAAGCATTCTCACAGAGGGAACTCCTCTGGGAATAAGTTCAGCAGGGAACACAAAtggcacattttttatttgagcaaaattgGACTTGTAGCCGGCGTTGATGCGTCTTTTCCGGGGAGAAGTGCATTCTTCTTTTAGCCTTTCCACAGATTCTGAAAGCGAGGCCTATACGCTCGTTTTTTCACCGTCGTGTTTGTCCCGCTGAAAGCAGAGAATTGGCAGTGTTGTGACGACAGTCTCCAGTTAATTAGTTTCTGAAATTGAGTTTTGATGGAGCCTTTCCAACCGATGCCAAGACAAAATTTGCTTCTGCCGAGGCCGTCTTATTGAAAGCCATTTCTGTGTCACTTTGTGAAAGAGCTCTGGCTTGTTCGTCAATATTTCTAACAACTGCTTGGGTTATGGCAGGATTGGTAGAGGCATTTTATTCCTTCACTTAGTCtctgcaaaaatgtgttttaaaaactttttgtaAAATTCTCAAGCACGtcagaacagaaaaaaatatcctTCATCCAgcacttctctttcttctttctttttcttaactattgttttttttgccaccaGACAAGTTTATCTGAAGCACACACCAATGTTAACCACAacgcctccccccgccccccttcttttctttttttttcttcatccctcacccccccccatctccgcGGAGCATGTCAGATGCCGTGGTCTTATTTGATTGCTTAGGAAAAGTGCAGTGATAGAGCAAACACCCGGTGAGATATGATGACAAATGGGTCCAGATCCCAGTAAATTACTTTCTGCTCAAATCGAAATTTCATTCAGTTTGCTGCTCACCGAGATGAAGTAATCTAAATTGTGGACTCGGAAGGAAGATAGAAGGGAAGCTGGAGCAAGCATTTCATTATCAAGAGGCTGAGGGGAAGAGCGAGCGGGAGAGAAGGTTAGGGACGAAAGAGATGAGCAGAAGCAAATCTAAAGTGTTGACACCATGATTGAAAAGGTTAACCCATGCACATTATATATCAACGCGAGGAGCCACTGGCTTCTAATGGAAACACGGCACTGACAGAGCATTCACAGGACTTCTAATGGCAAAAGCACTACGTCTCCGCCTGGATGTACAATCAAATCCTCTTAGGTCCTGATTGCCTATGTTCCAGGTTATTATTAGGTcgcaaaaaaaatgtgcaccaaAAGCAATATGCCATTTCAGCGCTAGATGCTCATGGAGAGCAGAGAGCTGGAGGGATTCATTCCTCCGGCAACATTGTGATGATTTTGTGTTACTTGTTGTTACCGcctgtatgtttttgttttttttccccccttatgAGTTGGAAATGGAGCTGAGGAATCGTGATCTCCGAACCGACACAAGGCTAACGTGAAGAAGAGGCCTACTGGGCTTCCTAAGTAACgttgtctccctcctcctcttcttcatttgTCTCAGATTATTCGGAAACAGCGGAGCTTGCAGCGCTTGTGGTCAGTCCATTCCAGCCAGTGAGCTGGTGATGAGGGCACAGGGCAACGTGTACCACCTCAAGGTAAACTCCAGTTTCCTCTTGGATGCACAAAATGACCAACAATAATTGTTAAAGCAGAGTGTGGAACAAACAAACTTTGTTCAGTTTATAATGATGAGCAAAACATTAAAGTGAAAAGTTTAATTAAGTTATCCACTAATTATTGTATTGCTAAAACAATCATCACAAATGTAATTGCAATTTTAATTTGATACTTGACCATAAATAAATTCAGCAAATCATTACTTTACATTATCGTGCTCCAGTTTCTCCATTGTAAGAGATTCCTGAGAATCGTCCTTGGCTTTTTGAGTGATAAGCGTCGCTAGAGACTGAACCGTCAATCAAACTTAATCCACCAACAGCACTCGCGTCTGTCTCGGGTGGAAATACATCAGAGTATTGAGCACTACCTGGTGTTCCTTGGTCCTGATTGTGACCTGTtggtgccccctccctccctcccccccccccccccccccctgcagtgttTCACATGTTCCACCTGCCGGAACCGGCTGGTCCCCGGGGATCGGTTCCACTACATCAACGGCAGCCTGTTCTGTGAACACGACAGACCCACAGCGCTCATCAACGGCCATTTGAGTTCACTGCAGACGAACCCACTGCTGCCCGACCAGAAGGTAAGGCCCTCGGCACGCTATGCACCAGTGACGCAACAAGTCTGATTACTTAAAGTaaaggacaaggcaggaagagCTTTTCCTCAGTCAGCAGGAGTCATTACcgggaaaatgaaaaaacatctgTAATTTCCACGGCAACATTTTTCACTCGGTTTACGTTGATTTGACACTAAATCTTACACAGCAGATGATGGATTTCATTTTCAGACAGCCAATGGATttttccatcattcttgttGGAGGACACGTACTCGGAAAAATCTGTATCAACAGTCTGCACAAAACGTGacagttattcttttttttttttttttgtattgccgTCCACACGCTTGTTTTGTTCCGAGCGCACGCGTTCTGACTCCTCTTGAACGGATTTGCTGTCAAACGCTTCCAACTGTGCAGGGGAAGAAATGACTGACGCGCGCTGCCGTCAATACGGAGTGTTTAAAAACAGCGTTTGACTACTGTATCAACAAGCCTGGGATCACCTGGGTGAAGTGATCACTCCAAGACCAAAGCACCCATCGGGCCCCGGGCCCCGAGGCGCAGCACGCAGCCAGCTAGCCACTATATCATGGAAGCTGTCATCATGGCTTCCCCTGATTTGATCAGGGGGGCCTCCAGTGAAAGCAAAACAGAAGGCCTAATCATATACCACGGATAACTCCATTCCTCGGGATGGCTTCATTCTGCCCGCAGGAGATATGATCATTTCTGCCTCACAACAAGGAGCTTTATTGATACCTTGTCttgcacacacagcacactgagagatatgggaggggggggggggggttgagtgtgTCAGAGTCTGACTGAAAGAGGAATTATATTGTTGGGAGCATGCATTTCACCTTGAGTGGTTTTGTGAGTGGAGCAGAGGTAGTACTCCAttaagcccccccgccccccccccccctctacgtCACAGGCCTTTTAGAGCTTGTCACTTCTACAAATCAGCTCTCAGAGCTCTTAGAGCTCCTCACATTTAAATTGAAAGCTGTTGCATTATCTAGCTTAattttaaatgtctgtttaaGGTCCCCCCCCAACATCTCTTGCACCATGGCTGGTGTGGTAAATATGAGGCCTCATTGTTTATTTACACGCTAACATCAATTGTAGTGAAAACTGCTGAATTATTGATGCTAAAATGCAATCTGAATATTGGCCCGGTGCTTTAATTATAGCCGGGAATTATTCAATAAACAAAGCCGTCGCTCAGTGGGAACAGTCTCAGGATGCTTTTGTTAAGTCTCAGTGAGTCGAGGAGAATTGGACCATAATCGGACTTCTTTTCGGAAGCAGAACTCGGACGGCCTGGTATGCCGGTGACTTCCAGTAGTACGACTGAGTGCACCTCCTGCATCATCCACAGCTCCACCCAGAGTGGCTGGTGGAGCAGGATGAAGCAGTCAGCTCACACGCAGTCATCTGCAGACATTTGTTTTGATTATGTGCGATTCTGCTCATTTATTAGGCTTTCTTCCTGCCTTCTCCCTAATCTCTTTGTTCAGAACAGACAAATTAGCTCCCTCGCACAGAGCTGCTTTGACCCAGGGGAGCGAGACCCTCCCAGCGTCAGTCACTTTAATTAGCCCCCAAGTAGGAGTTTGCAATTACTAATAGACTGAAGCCCTCCTAGTGATTTGAGGGATGAAGGGAAGAGTAAACCGCTTTCAAGAATCATAAAGAAGAAAAGGGCCGGGTAGCTCCTGCAGTTATGTCAGAGCTGGGTTGTAATTATTCCAAAGAGAATCACTTCATGGACGCACTTTTAAGTTAATGCAAAGTAAATGGGACACCAGATGGGTTTCACAGCCTGGCTGATCAATAAATGAAACACTGGAGCTGGTGGAGAGTGCATTTATCAGGGTGACGCATTGGTGGCATTTTGTGAGCGTGCACTCTTAAAGGTGGACTAACTAAAATGTTTCTGATCTCTCTCTGGTTTCAGGTGTGTTAGGCGGGGCGGGTGCAGGAAGCAGGATGTGTGCCTTCATTTTAGCCCTTACTCATCGTCACCCGAGACGGCGTGGATCAGCAGCCCCCCCGGCCTTTCAGCTGTGCTCCCAGAAAGGAATCCACTACCCACCCGACCAGTTCCttgacttttatttctgtgacccATATTCAACGCTCAGCCTTTCAaactcagctttttttttttccccaaatatgGGTGGATACTTGCACTTAATGCGTCTGATTCAGGAACGCTGAGGACTCTGTGACCTTGGAATttaaggaagaagaagaagaagaaagaggctGATCTTTATTCAAGGGGACTCTTCAGGAAGAGaggatgaaataaaacacaggaGGATGTTGTGACTGaagcgagaggaggagaaaaaggactAATGATGTTAAGGAGATGCAGGCTTTTCCACtgcatatttgtttaaaaaacattttagggGGAAAACCTGggaccttttcatttttcctctcttccttttctaTCCTCATTCCCCAACAACATAGTGTTTCCACTTTATACATTTTAGGTGTCGTTGACGGggaatgtttttgtttagtttttctttgGTGATATACATAGAAAAAgtaagggtttaaaaaaaaaagaagaaaaaaaaagatctgtggCTTTTTTGTGGAAAACAAATCATGAACACACTCTTGGTGTATTTGTAAAACTACCACGTATGTACAGTATGCATGTAAATGTCGTCGTCCAGGCGTGGCTACAGAacatctgacccccccccccccccccgaaacccaAACCCACGGCAAACTGAAGAAATTTGCTCATAGTCGGTAATGTAGAGATCATCACCAACATATTAATGCTGAATGAAAGAGAAATTTATTTGTGATATTTTCCGAGACATTTGCTCCAGTATGgtgtatttaattaataaaaatattgaaGATTTAAAAGCCTCCTTTAAAGTCATTGCAAAACCTTTCAACCTGTACTCCAGGTGACTGAGGACTCTACTCCACACACTGCAGGTTCAGCCCGTGATTCTCTGCCTTATCGTTGGAAATCACTGCTGAAGATcctccagcgctgcctctccaTCTCCAGCCCGATGAGCGCCTAACTGGAAAGGGATAAACATGTATCTTCTCTTTCTGTTCAAATGACCGTTTGCTATTCATCACTTTAATACCTGACAGAAGTAGAGGAAAATGTCCCTTTTGAAGATTCAATtactgcagagagggagaagggtgTCCGTCTTTGGCAGGCACAAATTGAAAAGGCTATTTGCAGAACAAATTGGTGTTTGAAGTCTTTGGAAGACCTAATAGGTCTGAAGGAGCTACGCAGTAATGGCTGATGTGCTTATCTGTGGAGTCTGGGGCTTCGGCTGAAACAATGCTGCTGTGCAAAATGCCCTCCAATAGAAGGGGGGGCTCTCTGGTTTTAGTAATATACTTTGAATGCATGAGGacaataaagtgtttttttttcttttaacaggaGACTTTTGACAGTCCACTGGTGAACGGCTGGATTCCATTTGGctctttttggtttggtttcctGCTCTTGTTCAATGCGTCCTTACTGGACCACTCATGTTTAATGTTGTTTATTCGGACATTAGGATGAAATGATCAATATATAGATCAATTCTGACGGACCCGAGCAGAAGAACTACGTGTGTCACGAAGTTCGTTCGTACAAAGAAAGCAATTTTGGAGATTTTGCAGTTTCCAAAGCGCTTTCCAACTCACTCGAGGTAAATGCATGGATTAACTTTTCCAGATCCTGTTTAGACAagactttttatttcatcaggAGTTTTTAGATGATAAAAGGCTGATGCTGGAACTGATTTAATGTGACTACCTATATTTAGATGGGAAACTGAGTTACGCTGTGCAGAATGGAGAGGCTCAGCAAACTGTACCAGCACCAATTCTATTCGAAACCGATTCTATTCAGTCAATTTAGGATCATAGAAGCAACTTGGAGATCAATATTGTAGCAAATGTGGTCAgatttgcacaaaaaaaggaaccatTTCAAGGGATAATTCTGCTTTCAACGTGACATTTAAATGGAGCAAAGTTCTACAAACCACTTAAAGCGAACATTTTTGCAAATAGCTATGTAAACGTAAAAATGTAGTGGGCATTAGATGACTGAAATGCATGATCCTCATTTAGCTTAGCTGCTGATTTGATTTAAGGTCTTAAGGATGATTGGAGTATGAATTATGAAACATGTTACGGTTGTGAGTGATGCTCTGGAGGTGATCATCACACCATGCACTCCTTTCACATGCATATTATTAAATGACTCAGGCCAAAGACGCCTCTGAgtatcagattaaaaaaaaaaaaggatttatccTTTAAGTTGATTTTGGGTTTGATTTTGCTTTTAAGTGTAATCCACATCATAAGAACACTATTTCGTGCTACACTAACATTGGCCTTTTCCATTCTGAAATCCGCTTGCTTCCATTAAGCtgtttactcacacacacacacacacacactcaaatataCGTAAGCTGTACacacaagataaaaaaaaaacctcacacacacttttcaactTATCGAAGGAAAATAGGGCTGATACAGACCCACTgacataatataaatattaaaaaaaactatttacacATAATCCATAAGTGAGAATTTGCTTTGATGTGGTAAACCAGAGTGAGGCTAATGGATCTCACCCAGAACAATGGAGCACACTTAAATGGCATGTCTGCCTGAGGGAAATCACTTTGCCTCGACTCCAGCTCCTTCCAGCTCTCACTGGGGAGTCTGCTGATGCAACGCAACTGGATTACTTATGATTAGTCACCtactatttatttgtaattagTTTAGGTCTTCGTCTCTGCCGCATGTGTTTGATTCATCTCGGTGTGGTTGGCCGATCGTTTATGAAACGCTGTGCAAACTGTGGAGTTTGGACTGAGAAATGTGCCAAACTAGTTTGCTCTTTTGTCAACTGTATCAAAAACAACGTAAGAAGCTTTATGACAAAAAATATGTCATCACGCACTGATATGTTTATTGTGCAGGGTTTATAACCTGGGAACGGCCTCTTGTTGACTAAAACACCTTTAATTGTGTGACAGGCCTCAGTGCTCCAGGGACCAAAAAAATCCTGTAAAAAATATGTCACTTTAAGCTCTGTATGAAATAAGATCCGATCATTCTTAATATTGATGGATGCACACAGGATTCATTGATTGGTCTCAGGACTGTGTGGGTGTTTGGTCTCTCTGATGGTGGGGAcaaagctccgccccctcccagcGCATCGCTGGTGACAGCTCAGAAAATCTCCTGTTAAATCAACACAGAACATTGAAACTCAACATTCAAGCAATGACTCCATCACACTGAAGAATAATATGTGTTTTTCGGGGACTCCTGCTAACACCTATAAAACGGCTAAAGCTAACTTAGCCGCGCGATGGCACACAAATAATCGCACAACGCTGCAGGCTGTTTATTTGAACGTATTTAAAACGACGCTTCATGTGCTTCTCCAATAGAACTTCATCCATACCATCAGTCAACGGtcatttcttccttttccccatcACTGTCTCATCCCTCCTTCTGTTTTCTTGGCCCGTCTCTATCAGATTCCGCCAAAACCTGTGAAATTATGCATCTCACCATTGCGTTCCAGCCTTTCTGTAATTACACTGATTAGGTCCAAGGGGTTTTGTCTGTTCCTTTGTTCATTACTATCTCATAAACCATTCATCAAGTTTTGACAAGACTTGGGCAAGTGATGCTTCACCAAACTTTTATTCGGTTTGAATGACTGAAATGAAAGAGGTGTTTCTCCTTTCCACCACCTACTATCTCTCTCTGACACAAACAATAAGGGAAGTATCGGCAGGGTAGTTTCTAGAATCCTCAGGTCTAAACATGAGTGTGGTGTTCAGTCGGCCACAATCCAGGCTTTGAATGAAACCCGAAGCCCCGTAAAACACCATAATGGTGTGAAATGTGCCTCATAATTGTCTTGTTTCAGCCCACCATGGAATCAGCAAACAACCCCAAAATAGTGCCGGGGCAAAGTGCTCAGTTACTTAGCGTGGTGTTCAATAACACAGAGGGACATGCAAATATTGGTAAGG
This is a stretch of genomic DNA from Pungitius pungitius chromosome 7, fPunPun2.1, whole genome shotgun sequence. It encodes these proteins:
- the lmo4b gene encoding LIM domain transcription factor LMO4b, translated to MVNPGGSSQPPPVGTGSLSWKRCAGCGGKIADRFLLYTMDSYWHSRCLKCSCCQAQLGEIGTSCYTKSGMILCRNDYIRLFGNSGACSACGQSIPASELVMRAQGNVYHLKCFTCSTCRNRLVPGDRFHYINGSLFCEHDRPTALINGHLSSLQTNPLLPDQKVC